The Filimonas lacunae genomic sequence TAACACCTAAACTGAATGAATTGTACAACCTGTTGGAAGGGGTACAATAGTTTAGTGGTCAGTAAATAGTAAAAGGTGGGCAGTTAGAAATAGCTGCCCACCTTTTTATTGATACCTGGTGGCTGGGAAAAAATAATGGCTGAAACCGGTAACAAAATACCGGTAAGGTTGATTTAGTAGTATAACAATCACGTGTTCACTTAAAAAATGCGATATGAAAAAGTTACTCTCTGTTATACTGCTGTCATTTACAGGCCTGCTGGCCGTGGCTCAGCAACCAGCAAAAAAAGAAACTTCTCAGGCGGCTGCCAAACCGGCGGCTGTGCGTTCGGTAGGTAATAATACTAAAGGGGGCGGAGCTGCTTCGGCCAGTTATGCAGCTACAGGTAAGGCAGTGCAGGCAGCAGATACCGCCAAAGCCGGAAAACAAACCCAGGGAGCTACGTTTGGAGAAAAGGTAGCTCAGGGGCTGCATGCAGCCGGTAATGCTGTGGCCCAGGGAAGTTCTGTTAAAACCGCTAATACAGCTGATACGGTAAAGGCGGCTACCCAAAAGAAACAATAATTAAATAAGGGCATCCAGTGCCTGGATAAACTGCCGGCGTGGCATCATGCCGGCTCCCAGGCTTGAGAGGTGATTGGTATATACCTGGCAGTCAATCAACTGAACGTTTTCCTGCATCAATTGCTGTACATAGCTGATAAAAGCATATTTGCTGGCATTGCTTACCAGGCTGAACATGCTTTCGCCAAAAAATACTTTACCCATGCGGATACCATAAAGGCCACCTACCAGCTCATTGCCCAGCCATGCTTCCGCGCTATGGGCATAACCACGCTTATGCAGCTGGTTATAAGAGAATTCTACATCGTCGGTAATCCAGGTGCCTAACTGGTCTTCGCGTGTTACGCTTTTGCAGTGATGTATCACCTGTGAAAATGCGGTATTAACAGTAAAGCGGAAAGCATCGCGTTTCAAAAGCACTTTCATGCTTTTGCTGATGTTCAGTTGTTGGGGAAGTAATACAAAACGTGGGTCGGGGCACCACCATAAAGGCACATCGCCTTCATACCAGGGAAAAATGCCCTGGCGATAAGCCAGTAATATTCTTTCCTCGCTTAAATCGCCGCCAATGGCTACCATGCCATCGTCCATAGCCTCTTCTACGGGAGGAAACCAGAGCTTATCATCTAAAACGTGTAAAGGCATCCGTTAAAAATATCACTTCTTGGCCACAGTTTCAATAGTGGCACCAATGCCTCTTTCGGTAATAGCGTCGCACATAGGCTTTAAGGTATCATAGTCGCCGTTTTTTACAGCATACTTGCCCTTAAAATGAATCATCAGCGCACACTGCTCTGCTTGTTCCTGGCTGTGATCACATACTTCTATCAGCGTTTCTATCACCCAGTCGAATGTGTTTACCTCATCGTTCCATACAACAAGCGACCACGGTTGCTCCACATCCGTCAACACGTCAACATCCTGCTCGTATTCAGGCTTTACACTATGTGCTAAAGGGGTAATCATATGGCAAAATTACCGTATTCCGGTTCATTAGGCAAAAAACGCGGTAATGTATTGCAGGGGGATATGTATTTTTTGTTTTTACTATATAAATAATGGGTTGCAAGAGAATCAGTTACCCGTAAAACCTGCTATTTCTTCCTTAGTAAATGTGGTGGCAATAGGGTGATTTCCAGTACTATGCCTGGTTTGAAACGATACACCTGTTAACTGGGCAATAGTAGCAGCTATTTGCTTTTGCCATAATTGCTGGGGTGTTTTCATTTCACCGGATGGGGTAATGCCTGCACCTAACAGGGCTATCCAGGTTTCGCCCGAACCTTTGATCCAGAAGCCATGTGTTTTCCAGTTATTATTATTACGGCCCCTGCCATGATCGGTGGTAATGATAAAAGTGGTATTGTTTTTATAAAACGGATCTGTTTGCACCTGGTACCATAAGCTGGCTATCATATGATCCACGTCGTTGGCTTTTTGCAGGTACAGATCGTATTCGCCGTGGTGGGCATGTTCATCCGTTTCGCCCAGGCTCAGAAACACCACTTTAGGGTGATGCTGCGTAATGTATTCGCGCGCGCTGGCATAGGTGAGTAGATCGTGACGTGTATTGTTTTTATGCGCTACCTGGTTTTGCACCTGGTTAATTAAAATGTTGGTGGAGTCTGTGTCTTCCTCCAGGTTTTCATAGCCTGCATTTACAGGCACATGGCTCCTGGTTTCATTCAGAATGTAAGGCATGATATTCCAGGAACTAAATGCTACTACCTGCCCCTTATAGGCATCCTGCTGGTTAATATATTCCAGCACGTTGATATTACGG encodes the following:
- the aat gene encoding leucyl/phenylalanyl-tRNA--protein transferase produces the protein MPLHVLDDKLWFPPVEEAMDDGMVAIGGDLSEERILLAYRQGIFPWYEGDVPLWWCPDPRFVLLPQQLNISKSMKVLLKRDAFRFTVNTAFSQVIHHCKSVTREDQLGTWITDDVEFSYNQLHKRGYAHSAEAWLGNELVGGLYGIRMGKVFFGESMFSLVSNASKYAFISYVQQLMQENVQLIDCQVYTNHLSSLGAGMMPRRQFIQALDALI
- a CDS encoding ATP-dependent Clp protease adaptor ClpS, coding for MITPLAHSVKPEYEQDVDVLTDVEQPWSLVVWNDEVNTFDWVIETLIEVCDHSQEQAEQCALMIHFKGKYAVKNGDYDTLKPMCDAITERGIGATIETVAKK
- a CDS encoding alkaline phosphatase family protein; the encoded protein is MKLFLFSASLLLCITAIAQTPDTARNIFIITTDGFRWQEVFNGADSIIISDNDYVQDTALTHQMYWASTPEARREKLMPFFWNVIARQGQLYGNRAWNNQVNVKNFYKISYPGYNEIFTGYADPRFNPNSPIANRNINVLEYINQQDAYKGQVVAFSSWNIMPYILNETRSHVPVNAGYENLEEDTDSTNILINQVQNQVAHKNNTRHDLLTYASAREYITQHHPKVVFLSLGETDEHAHHGEYDLYLQKANDVDHMIASLWYQVQTDPFYKNNTTFIITTDHGRGRNNNNWKTHGFWIKGSGETWIALLGAGITPSGEMKTPQQLWQKQIAATIAQLTGVSFQTRHSTGNHPIATTFTKEEIAGFTGN